A single Pseudomonas sp. DC1.2 DNA region contains:
- the mksE gene encoding Mks condensin complex protein MksE produces MHLDLSELSQLAPIFRELFKGYHVSRRDPELYAQLSNFQDQYRTLFKALGFELVCDTRGFYYFVPDLAAAAVNKTAQRLALFTFILVEHLADQGRDPIAVLDGGSLGRDELPSLLEKYRDLFIQAEVQTVEELEEKIMRRMTQLGFAGEENGVYRFLPPMHRFLDVCLSVQQDRDLAASLHSVLPLPAPVLIDDDSDEMLLETDDPLDLSDFEEENEEDAMARAIAEEQETDA; encoded by the coding sequence ATGCATCTTGATCTATCCGAACTGTCCCAACTGGCGCCGATCTTTCGCGAGCTGTTCAAGGGCTACCACGTCAGCCGCCGCGACCCAGAGCTGTACGCGCAACTGTCGAATTTTCAGGACCAGTACCGCACGCTGTTCAAGGCGCTGGGCTTTGAACTGGTCTGCGACACCCGTGGCTTCTACTACTTCGTGCCTGACCTTGCGGCAGCCGCGGTGAATAAAACCGCGCAGCGTCTGGCCTTGTTCACCTTCATCCTCGTCGAGCACTTGGCCGATCAGGGCCGCGACCCGATTGCCGTGCTCGACGGCGGTAGCCTCGGTCGTGATGAATTGCCGTCGCTGCTGGAGAAATACCGCGACCTGTTTATTCAGGCCGAAGTGCAGACCGTGGAGGAGCTGGAAGAAAAAATCATGCGCCGCATGACGCAACTCGGTTTCGCGGGCGAAGAAAATGGCGTCTACCGGTTCCTGCCACCGATGCACCGTTTCCTCGACGTTTGCCTGTCAGTCCAGCAGGATCGAGATCTGGCGGCCAGCCTGCACAGCGTGCTGCCATTGCCGGCTCCGGTGCTTATCGATGACGACAGCGACGAAATGCTTTTGGAAACCGATGACCCGCTGGACCTGAGTGACTTTGAGGAAGAAAACGAAGAAGACGCGATGGCCCGTGCCATTGCCGAAGAACAGGAGACTGACGCATGA